The Arachis ipaensis cultivar K30076 chromosome B07, Araip1.1, whole genome shotgun sequence genome includes a window with the following:
- the LOC107607968 gene encoding uncharacterized protein LOC107607968 codes for MDESINQELPRNNNAENNSASNEPSLPPGSNESQSQTSNVRGKTDPAWRYVALQNINRKLHYQCLFCVSTFGSGEINRMKKHLAKIGGDIKKCSKVPYDVKKQMEGLLKEIQKSKTSKRKVSFNEEGTDEIEDAIDEAIAQEEQQTPSQLSTKEVIGGDPKKKSKTIIPPMFSPRTTLGTQPSLKSVFQNKEALHEVDKRVARWLLDCRIPFNAIMSPFFQYMLDGVAGIGPGYKGPSYDKLRVNLLADLKRECQIVVDSYRSAWKKTGCTLMADGWTDQRQRMLINFLVYCSKGLCFVKSVDASNVVKKYFKLL; via the coding sequence ATGGATGAGAGTATCAACCAAGAACTACCTAGGAATAATAATGCTGAAAATAATTCTGCTTcgaatgaaccttctcttcctcCCGGATCTAACGAAAGTCAATCACAAACTTCTAATGTTCGGGGAAAAACTGATCCTGCTTGGAGATATgttgctttacaaaatataaatagaaaattGCATTACCAATGCTTATTTTGTGTGAGTACTTTTGGGAGTGGGGAAATTAATAGAATGAAAAAGCATTTGGCGAAGATAGGTGGAGACATTAAGAAGTGTTCTAAGGTCCCGTATGATGTAAAAAAACAAATGGAAGGTTTATTGAAAGAAATTCAGAAAAGTAAAACTAGTAAAAGGAAAGTAAGTTTCAATGAAGAGGGTACTGATGAGATTGAGGATGCAATTGACGAAGCAATAGCGCAAGAAGAACAACAAACTCCGAGTCAGTTATCAACTAAGGAGGTGATTGGAGGCGATCCAAAAAAGAAATCAAAAACCATTATTCCTCCTATGTTTTCTCCAAGAACAACTCTGGGAACTCAACCAAGTCTGAAAAGTGTGTTTCAAAACAAAGAGGCGCTTCATGAAGTTGATAAGCGAGTGGCTAGATGGCTTTTGGATTGTAGGATTCCTTTCAATGCGATTATGTCACCCTTTTTTCAATATATGTTGGATGGTGTTGCTGGCATTGGGCCTGGTTATAAGGGTCCTTCTTATGATAAGCTGAGGGTTAACTTATTAGCCGATCTCAAAAGGGAGTGTCAAATAGTTGTTGATAGCTATAGGTCTGCTTGGAAAAAAACTGGATGTACCCTCATGGCTGATGGTTGGACAGATCAAAGGCAAAGAATGTTGATTAATTTTTTGGTTTATTGTTCGAAAGGGTTGTGCTTTGTGAAATCTGTAGATGCTTCAAATGTGGTAAAAAAATACTTCAAGCTTTTGTGA